One segment of Phragmites australis chromosome 13, lpPhrAust1.1, whole genome shotgun sequence DNA contains the following:
- the LOC133889739 gene encoding two-component response regulator ORR6-like: protein MAAAAPSPAPAPSHSPKVASPKACDRKVVPVTASDEVVLKEKHVLAVDDSSVDRAVIAKILRSSKYRVTTVESATRALELLCLGLLPDVNMIVTDYWMPGMTGYELLKRVKESSKLKEIPVVIMSSENVPNRISRCLEEGAEDFLLKPVRASDVSRLCSRIR from the exons ATGGCTGCCGCTGCTCCGTCTCCGGCGCCGGCTCCGTCCCACTCCCCGAAGGTTGCGTCGCCAAAGGCCTGCGACAGGAAAGTCGTGCCGGTGACGGCCTCCGACGAGGTGGTGCTGAAAGAGAAGCACGTCCTGGCGGTCGACGACAGCTCCGTCGACCGGGCCGTCATCGCCAAGATCCTCCGCAGCTCCAAGTACAGAG TGACCACGGTGGAATCGGCGACGAGGGCGCTGGAGCTTCTCTGCCTCGGGCTGCTGCCCGACGTGAACATGATCGTTACGGACTACTGGATGCCCGGCATGACCGGATACGAGCTCCTCAAGCGCGTCAAG GAATCCTCTAAGCTGAAGGAAATCCCGGTGGTGATCATGTCGTCGGAGAACGTCCCCAACCGGATCAGCCGGTGCCTAGAGGAGGGAGCAGAGGACTTCCTGCTCAAGCCTGTCCGGGCGTCGGATGTGTCACGGCTGTGCAGCCGGATCAGATGA